A portion of the Uloborus diversus isolate 005 unplaced genomic scaffold, Udiv.v.3.1 scaffold_14, whole genome shotgun sequence genome contains these proteins:
- the LOC129232897 gene encoding oocyte zinc finger protein XlCOF6-like, which translates to MCSKEFSKLSNLKRHFKTHTGEKPFSCEVCSKEFSELSTLKLHLQAHTGDKPFACEVCSKEFYRFAHLKEHFRTHTGEKPFSCEVCSKKFSQLTAMKVHMRTHTGEKPFACEVCSKKFSRFAHLKEHLRTHTGEKPFSCEVCSRKFAQLSTLKVHSRTHTGEKPSSCEVCSEEFSTFAHLKEHLRTHSGEKPFSCEVCSKEFFQRANLKVHLRAHTAEKRFSCEVCSKKFSQLSTLKVHSRTHTGEKPFSCEVCSKEFSRLAHLKQHLKTHIG; encoded by the coding sequence ATGTGCTCTAAAGAATTTTCTAAACTATCAAACCTGAAAAGGCACTTCAaaacccatactggcgaaaagccatttTCCTGTGAGGTGTGTTCTAAAGAATTTTCCGAACTATCAACCTTGAAACTACACTTGCAAGCCCATACCGGCGACAAACCATTTGCGTGTGAAGTGTGTTCTAAGGAATTTTATAGATTTGCGCACCTAAAAGAACACTTCAGAAcgcatactggtgaaaagccattTTCCTGTGAAGTATGTTCTAAGAAATTTTCCCAACTAACGGCCATGAAAGTACATATgcgaacccatactggcgaaaaaccatttGCCTGTGAAGTGTGTTCTAAGAAATTTTCTAGATTTGCACACCTGAAAGAAcacttgagaacccatactggtgaaaagccattTTCCTGCGAAGTATGTTCTAGGAAGTTTGCCCAACTATCAACTTTGAAAGTACACTCGCGAACCCATACAGGCGAAAAGCCATCATCCTGTGAAGTGTGTTCTGAGGAATTTTCTACATTTGCTCACCTGAAAGAACATTTAAGAACCCACTCTGGTGAAAAGCCATTTTCCTGTGAAGTATGTTCTAAAGAATTCTTTCAACGCGCAAACCTAAAAGTGCACTTGAGAGCTCATACTGCCGAAAAACGATTTTCCTGTGAAGTATGTTCTAAGAAATTTTCCCAACTATCAACTTTGAAAGTACACTCGCGAACCCACACTGGCGAAAAGCCCTTTTCCTGTGAAGTATGTTCGAAGGAATTTTCTAGACTTGCACACCTTAAACAACACTTGAAAACCCATATTGGTTGA
- the LOC129232896 gene encoding zinc finger protein 271-like, whose translation MAYQSEILHGSKNNYLCEHCLKSFSNASRLEMHLRIHNGEKPYRCEHCSKAFSEDSNLKRHQKIHTGEKPYSCNYCPKAFITAFTLKTHLRLHTGEKPYSCECCSKTFSCSSNLKKHLKVHTGEKPYSCERCSLAFCRLSSLKLHVRTHTGEKPHSCEHCSKSFYRASSLKEHLRTHSGEKPYSCEHCSTSFYHASTLKTHLRFHTGEKPYSCKYCSKTFSCSSHLKTHLRFHTGEKPYSCEHCSKAFYSASTLKKHLRVHTGEKPFSCEFCSKAFSLSPDLKTHLRTHTGEKPYSCEHCSMAFCHLSSLKLHLRTHSGEELHQKFSCEVCLKKFSLLVNLKRHVRIHTGEKPFSCKVCSKKFSRKEHLKNHLRRHTVETRP comes from the coding sequence ATGGCGTATCAGTCTGAGATCCTCCACGgttctaaaaacaattatttgtgtgaacattgtttaaaatcattttccaacGCCAGTCGTTTAGAAATGCATCTGAGAATCCATAATGGTGAAAAACCATATAGATGTGAGCactgctcaaaggcattttccgaagattcaaatttaaaaagacatCAGAAAATCcacactggcgagaaaccgtattcttgtAATTATTGTCCGAAGGCATTTATAACAGCGTTTACCTTAAAGACACATCTGAGACtccatactggtgagaaaccgtattcctgtgaatgttgttcaaagacattttcctGCTCTTCAAATTTAAAGAAGCATCTGAAagtacatactggagagaaaccgtactCCTGTGAACGTTGTTCATTGGCATTTTGCCGCCTTAGCAGTTTGAAATTGCATGTGAggacccatactggcgagaaaccgcattcctgtgaacattgctcaaagtcATTTTACCGCGCGTCAAGTTTAAAGGAACATCTGAGGacccattctggcgagaaaccgtattcctgtgaacattgctcaacgTCATTTTACCACGCGTCAACTTTAAAGACACATCTGAGATtccatactggtgagaaaccgtattcctgtaaaTATTGTTCGAAGACATTTTCCTGTTCTTCACATTTAAAGACACACCTGAGGttccatactggagagaaaccatattcctgtgaacactgttcaaaggcattttacAGCGCGTCAACTTTAAAGAAACATCTTAGagtacatactggagagaaaccgttcTCCTGTGAGttttgctcaaaggcattttccctCTCTCCAGATTTAAAGACGCATCTAAGAACCCATAccggcgagaaaccgtattcctgtgaacattgttcaatgGCATTTTGCCACCTTAGCAGTTTAAAATTACACCTGAGGACTCATTCTGGCGAGGAACTGCACCAGAAATTTTCCTGTGAAGTTTGTCTAAAGAAATTTTCTCTACTAGTAAACCTGAAAAGGCACGTGAGAATCCATACCGGAGAAAAGCCGTTTTCCTGTAAAGTGTGTTCTAAGAAATTTTCTCGTAAAGAGCACCTGAAAAATCACTTGAGAAGACATACTGTAGAaacaaggccgtag